From one Pseudomonas sp. S35 genomic stretch:
- a CDS encoding PepSY domain-containing protein, whose amino-acid sequence MRKILLLSLILASPLALAGPQCTTAERSQWQDEKAFQDKLKAEGYTISKFKVTDGNCYEIYGFDKDKRKVEIYHDPVTGKAVKTEIKG is encoded by the coding sequence ATGCGCAAAATTCTCCTGCTGTCCCTGATCCTCGCCAGCCCACTGGCCCTTGCCGGCCCGCAATGCACCACCGCCGAGCGCTCCCAATGGCAAGACGAAAAAGCCTTCCAGGACAAGCTCAAGGCCGAGGGCTACACCATCAGCAAGTTCAAGGTCACCGACGGCAACTGCTACGAGATCTACGGGTTCGACAAGGACAAGCGCAAGGTCGAGATCTACCACGACCCGGTCACCGGCAAGGCCGTGAAGACTGAGATCAAAGGCTGA